From the Mesotoga prima MesG1.Ag.4.2 genome, the window CCGAGGAGATCGGGGCAGACGGCTATTCTCCAGATAGCTCGGCAGCGGTCGAACTGGCAAGAAGACTCGTTTCTTGAGTGATTCAGTGGTTTCTTCTCTTGATGAGGATCGAAAGCTAACTGCTGGAGAAGACGAAGAAAAGGAATTATTTCCCGCTTCCATCTCTTTCAAGCTTTATTGCCTGTTTTGATGGCAGCTAGATGAATTGCTATAATATTTAGGTATTCATTCGTTTATTTGTCTTGTATGGTTTTCATTTGATGGCGGATAGACCGTCTCGTTACGGATGGAGGGTTAAGTATGCTTATCGCCCTGATAATTCTGTCGATAGTTACACTGATCTCCTTTCTCTTCGTGATTGCATCAGTTAGAAGATTATCCCGTAGTATCAAGAAGAACCAGGAGCTACAACTCAGCCTTAAGGATCTCGAAAGGGATGTCTCGGATAGAGATGAGAAGCTCAAGTGGCTGACTTCTGCCAAGGAGGAACTTGAATCAACTTTCAAAGCGATTTCCTCGGACGTTTTGAATTCCAGTACTGAAAACTTCATTCGACAGGCAAACGACAAGTTCTCTGGCCTACTGAAACTCCAGAAAGAAGACTGGGGAAGCCAGAAAAAGGATTTCGAGAGCCTTGTCAGCCCGGTAAGAGACAATCTTGAAAAGCTCGAGAAAAATGTTAAAGAGCTTGAATCGAAAAGGGAAGGAGCTTATAAAGCTCTTGAAGAGCAGCTGAAGATGCTTTCAGAAGCCAACACCGACCTCAGACAGGGCGTAACGGATCTCAAGAGCGCCTTGAGAAACAGATCGACACGCGGCCGTTGGGGCGAGATAGAGCTTCGACGCATTGTTGAGCTCAGCGGGATGACCGAGCATGTTGACTTCGTGGAACAGGAGTCTATCGATAACGGTAGACCGGACATGATAGTGAAGCTGCCCAATAACGCCTTCATTCCCGTCGATGCCAAAGTGCCGCTGGACAGTTATTTGACAGCGCTGGAAGAAGAAGACGAATCTCTTAGAAAGCAGCTCATGGGTAACTACGCGAAGAATGTCCGCGATACCGTCAACAGGCTTGCCGGTAAAAAATACTCGGAGGCCTTCAGTAGAACGGCCGATTTTGTTGTCATGTTCGTTCCTCTGGAATCGGCAATCAACGCCGCCTTTCTCGCAGATCCTGAACTTTTCGAATATGCCGTTTCAAGAAAGATCCTGATCGCCTCTCCCGTCAATCTAGTTGCATTGCTCAAGTCCGTTGCATATGGATGGCAGCAGTACAGTCTTACAGAAAATGCCGAGCGTCTCGTTCAAGCCTCTAAGGAACTCTATGAAAGATTTCGGGTCTTTTTTTCCCATTACAGCAGATTACAGGGCCATCTCAAAAACGCCGTAAAGGCCTACAATGATGGGGTGGGCTCCTTTGAAAGCAGACTGCTACCCAAAGTCAGGGAGATAGAAGCACTTGCCGAGGTAAAGGAAAAACTGGAAGAGATCGAGGAGATCTCCGACGAACCGAGATCAACGAATCTTGCCGGCCGAGATTGAACTGCTCATCCCAAAGCGCTGTATAGACTGTAAGCAGTAATATACCGGAAAGCGCGAAGTTCTCATGGGTACGGTGTTTTCTTGACGACCCGATCCGGCCGCTTCTTGGCATAGTCTTAGTAAGCGCTTCCCGCATCTAATTGTGCCTTTTACTTCATAATCAAATGCAATTCCATATGAGATCAAACGAAACATCCAGCGGTGGTTTCAAGATCTTTTATGCGATAAAATGCGAAAGGGAGCTTTGAGGTTTCCAAGATCATATGAAGAAGGAGATATAGATGAATGAGATTCTCTGGTTTGTGATGCTGGTAGTGAACTTCGCTTTGATTACCATAGCATACAGATGGTGGGGAAAGACGGGCCTTTACGTATGGGTAGCTATTGCCGCGATAATAGCTAACGTTCAGGTTATAAAGACAGTCTCTCTCTTCTGGATGGCCGCCACGCTCGGGAATATCGTATATGCGACCTCCTTTCTCGCTACAGACATCCTATCGGAAAACCACGGAAAGAAAGAGGCCAGGAAGGCGGTCTATATCGGATTCTTCTCTCTAATATCCGTTACGGTGATAATGCAGATTGCGCTCGCCTTCGAGCCCCACCCTTCGGACTTTTCTCAAGAACACCTTTCTGTGGTATTTGGTCTCCTTCCCCGTATCGCTCTTGCGAGTCTTGCCGCATACTGGTGTTCTCAGCTGCACGACGTCTGGGCATACGACTTCTGGAAGAAGAGGTTCCCCGAGAAACGGCACATCTGGATAAGGAACAACGCGAGTACAATGATCTCGCAATTGATAGATACGGCTGTCTTCACTGTCATAGCCTTTGCGGGAGTCTTTTCGGCAGGTGTCTGGTGGCAGATATTCTGGTCCACTTATATTCTGAAATGGGTCGTTGCCGTTCTAGACACACCGTTCATCTATCTCGCCAGAAAGATGAAAGACGACGGGAAGATCAGAGATCTTGTTCCATAACCCTTATCATAGGCTGAAAATACTAAAAGCGCGAATTGTTGAAGCTTCGGTTTTTGGAAAACCGCCGATCTCCGGCTGGTATAATTAAGCCGAATATCCTCTGTTCAATGGTGTGGTACTTCAGCTTTCACATACGTTGCCATGTCAGGAGGTGAACAGTGAACGAAAGAGAAGAGAAACTAGATAAATACGTGGAAAAGAGAGATTTCAGCAAGACATCGGAACCGGACGGAAGAGAGGCCACTGTTGAATGGTCAAATGAAAGGCCGGTATTCGTCATTCAGAAGCATGCTGCTTCGAGGCTTCACTACGATTTCAGAATAGAAGTCGATGGAGTTCTCAAGTCATGGGCCGTTCCAAAAGGTCCTTCAACCGATCCATCGGAAAAGAGGCTCGCCGTTCCAACGGAAGACCATCCACTTGAATACGGAGACTTCGAAGGGAATATCCCGGAAGGCGAGTACGGAGGAGGCACGGTCCTTCTATGGGACCGGGGAAGCTACAGAAATCTGAAGGAAGACCCTGAATCGAATCCTCTGTTGAAGCAGATAGAAGACGGGCATATCACGATATGGCTCGAAGGCCGTAAACTTAGAGGCGGGTACGCTCTCGTAAGAACCGGTAAAGGCAGCAAAGCCAGATGGCTTCTAGTGAAGATGAATGACGAAGAGGCCGATGCGCGGAGAAATCCGACAGCCACCGAACCGGATTCGGTAAAGACCGGTAGAACTCTCGAAGAGATTCGTGATTCCGGAGAGTAATGCTGATTTGAAAGCCCCTTGTTATCTGGAAATTGATCAGACAGTATATGCCTGCCCTATCTTGAAGACCAGAAAAACCTTCAAATCTCTCGAAGACCTTTCAAACTGAAAAAACAACGGCTATCTGGAGTTGCCTCAGTCATTCGAGCCGGGGTATTTGTCGATCATCTCTGGATTCTTTAGGCCCTCCCTAACTTTTTCAAGCATCTCGGCTGTCAGTATCTTCAGTTGCAACAGATGAATGGATACGGCTACGCCAACTCCGACGAGGATAAGTGTGACGGCAGTATTGGATATCAGTATCATTGTCAAAGTGAGAGTAGACCAAAGCAATAGAAGCGCAAGGTTCCTCGCTCTCCTCCTGACGGCTCTGAAATGGAGATAGCTGTAGATATATGCGCCGAAGAGCCTGTGACTGATCAGCCATCTATATAGCTTTTTGGAGCTCCTCAAATAGCAAAATGCCGCCAACAGCAAAAAGGGTGTTGTTGGCAGCAAAGGAAGAATTATTCCCGTTATTCCAAGAAAGAGAAACAGAGATCCTGCAATTGAGAGCAGAATCCTTTTCAGTCTCACGAGTTGCCTCTCATATAACCAAATTCGTTGCTTATTGCTCTACTTCATTCAGAGAGATACCGAGCGCCTTCGCTACACCTGCTCCATAAGCTGGGTCGGCCTTTAGACAGTTTCCGATGTGTCTTATCTTTATCTCCTTAGGAGCGTCGCCCATGTTTCTTGCCGTGTTTTCAAAGAGGACCTGCTGCTGTTCGGGAGTCATCAGGTTAAAAAGCTTACCTGGCTGAGTGTAGTAATCATCGTCGTCCTCTCTGAAATTCCAGTTATCGGCCGCACCGGAAAGCTTCAGAGGCGGTTCCTTGAATTCCGGCTGTTCCACCCAGGCGCCGTAGCTGTTGGGCTCATAGCCCAGAGTGCTTCCGGCATTGTCGTCGACCCTCATCTGACCGTCCCGGTGATAGCTGTTGTAAGGATTTCGTGGTCTGTTTACGGGAATCTGATCGTGATTCACTCCCAGTCGATATCGCTGGGCGTCGCCGTAGGAAAATAGCCTTCCCTGCAGCATCTTGTCCGGTGAGAAGCCTATGCCGGGAACGATATGCGCCGGATTGAACGCGGCCTGTTCGACGTCGAGGTAGTAGTTCTCGGGATTCTTGTTCAGCTCGAAGTAACCAACCTCTATCAACGGGAACTCTCCCTTGTACCAAACCTTTGTAAGATCGAAGGGATTGTAGGGCATCTTTTCGGCCTGTTCAAGAGTCATTACCTGAATGTACATGGTCCATCTTGGGAAGTCGCCCCTTTCGATGCTTTCGAATAGATCGCGCTGGTGGCTTTCGCGGTCCTTTGCGATTATTGTCTCGGCTTCGGCATCGGTTAGATTCTTGATACCCTGCTGTGTCTTGAAGTGGAACTTCACCCAGACTCTTTCATTTTCGGCGTTTATCATGCTGAAGGTATGGCTACCGTAACCGTTCATGTGTCTGTAGGAGTAAGGTATTCCCCTGTCACTCATCGTAATGGTGACCTGATGAAGCGCTTCTGGAAGTGATGTCCAGAAATCCCAGTTGTTCTTCGCACTTCTCATGTTCGTTTTCGGATCTCTCTTGATCGCGTGGTTTAGATCGGGGAATTTCAGAGGGTCTCTAAGGAAAAAGACGGGTGTGTTGTTGCCTACGAGATCCCAGTTTCCTTCTTCCGTATAGAACTTCATCGCGAAACCTCTGATGTCCCTCTCGGCATCGGCGGCGCCTCTCTCCCCTGCAACCGTGGAGAACCTCACAAACATGTCCGTCTTCTTGCCAATTTCCGAGAAGAGCTTCGCCTTCGAGTACTTCGTTATGTCGTGGGTTACGGTGAATGTCCCGAAGGCACCGGAGCCCTTTGCGTGCATTCTCCGTTCGGGTATTACTTCTCTGTCGAAGTGGGCGAGTTTTTCGAGATACCAGACGTCCTGAAGCAACATCGGTCCACGGGGACCGGCAGTCATTGAATTCTGATTGTCTACTACTGGAGCTCCTGCTTCAGTAGTGAGTTTGCCTTCCTTCTTTGGATCATTTTCCATATTCTCCTCCTGTCTCGATGGTCCCGAGAAGCGGACATCGTTGGGTCGGCTTCCAATTAGGTTCTCGGCAATCTAGTGAATAAGTTTGTGAAGTACAATCCCGGCTCACAATTAGTGAAAACGCTGTATAGAGAAAAAAGAGTTTGATCGAAGAGACAAGATTGTAAAACTTCTTACTACTTTAAATGATTCTAACATGATATTGCGCTGACTTCTTCTAAGGGAAGAAGAGCTGACAGTTCAATTACTGGATCACCCCGCTTAAGAGATGTGGTTAGGTTTAATAACTTCTATATTGTGATCAGGATTCTGCTATCATTAAAATGAGGTGATTGAATGTACGCAGTTCTCTCGAAGAAAAGAATCGCTCCCGATACGTATGATATCTGGCTTTCTCATCCAGATATCTACAGATATGCAAAACCCGGTCAGTTCCTGATAATAAGGATAGACGAGTTTGGTGAGAGGATTCCTCTCACGATAGCATCGGCAGAAAAAGACAGGGTAAGGGTAATAGTGAAGGCCGTTGGGAAAAGCACCTATAAACTTTGTGCAATGAACGAGGGAGAATCCGTAAGCGATATAGTTGGTCCTCTTGGAAATCCCAGTGAGATCGAGAAACTTGGAACGGTCTGTGTTGTTGGCGGAGGAGTGGGAATAGCTCCTTTGTTTCCTGTTGCAAGGGCGCTTAAAGCTGCCGGAAACGAGGTAATCGGTATACTGGGTGCGGCTAACAAAGATCATCTGATCATGGTGGACGAGTTCAGGCCCTTTCTTGACAGGCTTTACCTCTCTACAGATGACGGCTCTGCGGGAATCAAGGGAACCGTAACGAACCCCCTCAAAGAAGTAATAGCAGATTATTCACCGGTCACGATATGGGCAATCGGTCCGATGGTAATGATGAAGTTCGTCTCTCTTCTCGCTTCCCAGAATGACATACCTTGCTGGGTGTCTCTCAATCCGATAATGGTGGACGGCACGGGAATGTGCGGCGCCTGCAGGGCCGAGGTTGGAGGCGAGATGAAGTTCGCCTGCGTTCATGGACCGGAGTTTGACGGCAGATTGGTCAACTGGGACGAGCTGATCAAGAGGCAGTATCAGTACAGGGAAGAGGAACGGGTTGCTCTTGAGAAATACGTACGTGAATTGGGTGAGAAGGATGGCTGAGAAGTTCAAAGTAAGAATGAGGGAGCTCGACCCTTCGGAGAGAGTCAACAGCTTCGAGGAGGTTGCCCTTGGATACACAAAGGAAGAGGCAATCGCGGAGGCAAAAAGATGTCTACAGTGCAAACACAAACCATGTGTGAGCGGCTGCCCCGTTGGAATAGATATTCCCGGTTTTATCAAGGCCCTTAGAGAGGATGACATTGAGAAGAGCACGAGGATTTTGAAAGATGCGAACAACCTTCCGGCCATCTGTGGACGAGTCTGCCCTCAGGAGAAGCAGTGCGAACTGGCCTGCGTAGTGGGAAAGATTCCCGGCAGTGAACCCGTAGCAATCGGGAGGCTGGAGAGATTCGTCGCCGATCAGAATATCTCTCTAGAGACTGCTGTAAAGCCGTCCGTAAACAAGAGAGTTGCAGTAATCGGTGCGGGTCCTGCCGGATTGACGGCCGCCGCCGATCTCGCGAAAGAGGGTTTTTCTGTTACAGTCTTCGAGGCCTTCCATACGGCGGGAGGCGTGCTTGTTTATGGCATCCCCGAATTCAGGCTTCCCAAAGAGATTGTTGCAAAGGAAGTCGAATTTGTGAAGAGCCTGGGAGTTGAATTCCGTTTCAATCAGATCATCGGCCGAACGATTCCATTCGAAGAGATCAAGAACGAATATGATGCCGTCTTCATAGGTATCGGCGCAGGCGCGCCGAGATTCATGGGAATACCTGGATCGAATCATAACAACATATTTTCCTCTTCCGAATATCTCACGAGGACAAACCTGATGAAGGCCTACCTTTTTCCGTTGTACGATACGCCAGTAAAGATAAAGGACAGAGTGGCCGTGATTGGAGCCGGAAATGTGACGATGGACGCTGCAAGAACGGTGAAGAGGCTCGGAGCCAAAGAGGTCCATGTGGTTTACAGGAGAAGCGAAGAAGAGATGCCTGCGAGAATAGAGGAGTATCACCATGCCGTAGAAGAGGGAATCATATTCCACTGGCTGACCCTTCCCGTTGAGTATATAGGTGATATAAACAACAACGTCACGGGGATGAAGTGCGTGAAGATGACTCTTGGAGAACCCGACGATTCGGGAAGAAGAAGACCGATACAGATCGAAGGATCGGAATTTGTCATGGAAGTGGACATGGTCATAGAAGCAATCGGTCAGACTCCAAATGCCATTTTGAAGGCCGGTTTCCCGGCGGTAAGGCTGAACAAGTGGGGCAGTATCGATGCCGATGAAGCAAGCGGCAGAGTCGACGAAGGTATCTACGCCGGTGGAGACATCGTTACGGGTTCTGCAACTGTAATCGAAGCGATGGGAGCCGGCAAACGCTCGGCAAGGGCAATCAAGTCATACTTATTGCGCAAGGGGTAGGTTTCAGCACCGCAATGATATTTTGGTAGAAATAATCTAATAGTATTCCAAAACAAAAAGACAACGGCCCTCCTGGATTTGTTATGAACAATTGCTCTTCATTCTTCTGAGAAAGTTTCGCCTGCTTTTAGGTGATCTGCCTTTTTTCTGTACAGATCAAATCTCAATTTTTCTAATAAATTAGACGCTTCATCCTGAAATTTCCATTGATCATGAAGGATGCTCTTGTCGAGTATCTCGGCTTTATGCGGCTTTCCAAACTCATGAACTCAGTTTCAGCCCCCTCTTTTATAGTATCTTATCCCTCAATAGACTTACTGAGATGCGATCCCGCCCGATGAACTTCCTTTATTGCGCGATGTTTAATCCATACTACCCAAAAGAGTGTTTTCGAAAAGACCGTCGAGTTTGTTAGAATAATTTAGGTTCAGAAACTAACTAATATGGAGGGGCATTCATTGTCATTTACTGAGAGAAGATCAGCGGGAGTTCCTTCCGAGCTTAGAGAGAGGAATTTGAAGACAATCATAGACGTAGTGTTTAGATATCAGCCGGTATCGAGAACAAATATCGCGAAATTGACCGGGATAAGCAAACCGACAGTGAGCAAGCTTGTGGGATTACTAATGAGCGAAAATTACATTGTGAAGACGGGTAAGACCTCTTCGGGGCTGGGCAAGAGGCAGGAGCTTCTTTCATTCAATCCCGAGAAGGCCTTCGTCATTTCCGTAGATGTTGGACTGGCGACAACGATCGTAGCAAAGGTAGATCTTTCGATGAAGATGACGAACAAGTGTGAGATAAAGACATCAGAGAGTCCCGAGAGATTCGCCTCCGAACTGGTGGACTGTCTTTCAGATTTCTGCGGAGCAGGGAAAGAATCGCCTGCCTCGGTGGTAATCTCCGTCCCCGGACTCGTTAGAAGCGATCTCAGAACTGCTATAAACGTCCCGTTGCTCCACTGGACCGATCTCCCTCTCGCGGAACTCGTAGAGGAAAGGCTCAGGCTGAACGGTATTGTCTGCGGAGTTTCGATAAACAACGATTCCAAACTGGGAGTTCTTGCCGAAGTTGCACTGAACAAGGACATTCCCGACAGCTTTTCCAACATTGTCTATGTTTTAGTGAAGGAAGGCGTTGGGGTCGGTCTTTACATCAATGGAAGTCTCTACGTGGGAAGCAATCACATTGCGGGCGAGTTTGGCCACATGTCAATAGATCCCAAAGGCCCGGAATGCTCGTGCGGAAGAAGAGGCTGCTGGCTGACGATGGTCGGCTCTAGAGAACTGGACGGCTTCATCCGCGAAAATCGGCTGGAGGATTATATTGAGCTGTTCTCGGTCGGCCTCATGAATATTGTAAACGGTCTCGACCCCAATCTAGTGGTCATCAGCGGCGCACTTGAACAGTACTGGGAAAGGGTGCTGCCGTCTTTGAGAGCGAAGCTGAAAAGCATTGCTCTCTTCGATCAATCCTCTATGGAAATTATGAAATCAGCTCTCGACGACAGAGAGGGGCCCATCTTCGGGGGAGCGTTAATGGTTTTGAGAAAGTATCTAGACATAGAAACGGGCGTCTTATAGCCCGAATTTAAAGAGAGGTGATGACAGTTGAAACGTGGAGTAGTGCTCTTGACGGTACTGTGTTTGCTCTTTGCCGGGGCAACGGCTCTCGGCAGCTCCGCAAACGAGCTGGTTGTTTACCACTGGTGGACTGCCGGTGGAGAGAAAGAGGCAATTGATGCACTCTTCGAAGTATTCATCGATGAGCACCCTGAGTATTCTATTGTTCAGAACCCGGTAGCGGGAGGCGGTGGCGGAATCCTCCGAGCGCAGATCAAGACAATGATCATGGCCGGAAATCCACCAGACACTTTCCAGATTACTTACGGACACGGTATGATAAGCTCTTTCGTCAGTGTTCTCCAACCCATCGATGATCTGATCAAGGGTTACAACATCCCGGAGGACGTCTATGAATGGGGAAGAGTCGATGGAGTCATGTATGGGGTGCCGCTAAACCTGATGCAGAACAACTGCCTCTGGTACAATGTCGACCTCGTCGAAGAGCTCGGGATCGAGATGCCAATCAAGAGTCTTGACGAATTCCTCGGAGTCTGTGCGAGAGTAAAGGCCGAAGGCTACGTACCTCTAGCAGTTGGTGCGGGAATGGGACAGCAATTCTGGCTCGGGACCCTTTTCGAAGCCGTGAACAGTGCCCTATCCGGCGGAGGCGCGGACTTCTTCGTTGATTACTATGCCGGCAAGACGACGCCTTCCGAATCCGAAGTTTTCATTGAGACGCTCAAAGTTCTCAGAACCCTTATCGTTAATGGATTCGTCAACGATGACTGGTCGGCTCTAACCTGGGACCAGGCTTCCGATCTTATGGCTACAGGAAAGGCCGTCTTCTACGTCATGGGAGACTGGGCAAAGGGTCATTTCACTTCAATGAACATGGTTCCCAACGTGGATTTCGGTTATCAGCCCTTCCCTGGAACGGATCACGTATTCATCGGACATGCAGACTGTTTTGTTCTTCCGATAGGTGTCGACAGAAAGATCGCCAAGGACTGGATACAATTCCTGACGACAGTCAAAGCGGCAAATACGTTCTGCCCCATCAAAGGAGCGGCACCATTTGTTCTCGACGCTCCTCTCGATGTCTATGATGACATTACAAAGGAGATCCTTGGCTACTTCCGTGATGACGGAGTTGCGAAAGTGCTCTCCCAGTTTGGAGCACCGCCCGAATCGTATCTCGACGTTTTCGGAACGGCCTTCAGTGAGTACTTCAATTCACCTGAGATCAACGAGAACACACTTGGCAATTTCGATTACGCTTACGAAGAGGTTTTCCTGTTCTAAAACAGACCGGCAGGTGTAAGGGCACCTGCCGGCCGTTCGCGCTCAAATGTTTTTCGAAACCAAGGAGTTGGATTATTTGAGCAAGAGAGTACAAATACTACTTTTCATTTTACCAGGTTTGATCCTTGTCGGCCTGTTCGTCTATGGCTTCACGGCCTGGACGTTTCAGGTATCGTTGACAAACTGGCGAGATGTCGGATCGGCGGGAGACTTTGTAGGGTTGGATAACTATATCAGACTGTTTTCAAAAGACCGGGTCTTCAAAACTTCACTGGTCAACACTCTCAAGCTTACACTGGTGTTTATCGGCGTGACGATCCCTCTTGGTCTCTTCCTTGCGGTGCTTCTAGACCTCAATTTGAAGGGAAAACAGCTGTTCAGACTTATATTTCTGCTCCCGCTATCCTTTTCCTTTGTTGCCTCGGCATCAATGTGGACTTGGATGTTCTCTCCGGAGATAGGCTCGGTGAATGCCTTGCTTCGGGCAATCGGACTAGATTCTCTTACTCAGCCGTGGATCACATCTGACAAACAGGCATTGATCTGCATTGCAATAGCTTATGTATGGCAATTTTCAGGTTTTTCAACGTTGGTATACTACGCTGGGATAAGCGGAGTAGCGCCAGAGATAACCGAAGCTGCGAAGATCGACGGAGCTTCAACCTTTCAGAGGTATATGAAGGTCATAATTCCCATGCAGAGACCGGCAACGCTCACAGTCCTCATGATTCTTCTCATGTATTCACTGAGAGTTTTCGACCTCGTCTGGCTAATGACCGGAGGAGGACCGGGCAGTTCTACGGAGATACTTTCGACCTTCATGTTCAGAACGGCCTTTAACAGAAATAGATTCGGATATGGGGCGGCCGTCGGGGTCGTAATGTTTGCCATATCGATCCTGATTGTCATTCCCTTCTTTGCGAGACTGAGGAGAAGCGAGTATGAGTAGGGCGAGATCAAAATCGATTTCAGGTGTAGTGGATATTACAAAGAAGGGCATAATCTATCTGTTGCTTCTAGCTGCAGCCTTCTTCTATCTCTTCCCGATATACACGGCAGTGAACACTTCTCTGAAGAGCAATCAAGAGCTGGCCTACGGTCCCGTCAATATAGTCAGAAATCCCGAATTTGCGAATTACCTCAAGGCCTTTTCCGAGATAGACAAACCGATCTGGAATAGCTTTGTGATAACTATGGTTGCAACTGCAATATCTTCGGCGCTCGGTGCATGGGGAGGTTTCGGATACTCCAAACTGAAATTCAGGGGAAGTTCCGTTCTCTTTCTGATTCTCGTTCTGGGATTTTACATTGCTCCCCAATCGATACTGATACCGCTGTTGAGATTCATTGGAAGTATCGGTTTGTACAACTCGTACTGGGGGCTGATACTTACACATACTGCGTACGGGGTTCCAATTACGACACTGCTTTTCAGGAATTATTTTGAATCTCTGCCCACCGAGGTTGTTGACAGTGCGAGAATAGACGGATGCAGCTACATAGGCACCTTCTTCAGGATTGCGCTCCCGCTATCATTGCCGGGTTTCGCA encodes:
- the rmuC gene encoding DNA recombination protein RmuC, which produces MLIALIILSIVTLISFLFVIASVRRLSRSIKKNQELQLSLKDLERDVSDRDEKLKWLTSAKEELESTFKAISSDVLNSSTENFIRQANDKFSGLLKLQKEDWGSQKKDFESLVSPVRDNLEKLEKNVKELESKREGAYKALEEQLKMLSEANTDLRQGVTDLKSALRNRSTRGRWGEIELRRIVELSGMTEHVDFVEQESIDNGRPDMIVKLPNNAFIPVDAKVPLDSYLTALEEEDESLRKQLMGNYAKNVRDTVNRLAGKKYSEAFSRTADFVVMFVPLESAINAAFLADPELFEYAVSRKILIASPVNLVALLKSVAYGWQQYSLTENAERLVQASKELYERFRVFFSHYSRLQGHLKNAVKAYNDGVGSFESRLLPKVREIEALAEVKEKLEEIEEISDEPRSTNLAGRD
- a CDS encoding queuosine precursor transporter; translation: MNEILWFVMLVVNFALITIAYRWWGKTGLYVWVAIAAIIANVQVIKTVSLFWMAATLGNIVYATSFLATDILSENHGKKEARKAVYIGFFSLISVTVIMQIALAFEPHPSDFSQEHLSVVFGLLPRIALASLAAYWCSQLHDVWAYDFWKKRFPEKRHIWIRNNASTMISQLIDTAVFTVIAFAGVFSAGVWWQIFWSTYILKWVVAVLDTPFIYLARKMKDDGKIRDLVP
- a CDS encoding DNA polymerase ligase N-terminal domain-containing protein translates to MNEREEKLDKYVEKRDFSKTSEPDGREATVEWSNERPVFVIQKHAASRLHYDFRIEVDGVLKSWAVPKGPSTDPSEKRLAVPTEDHPLEYGDFEGNIPEGEYGGGTVLLWDRGSYRNLKEDPESNPLLKQIEDGHITIWLEGRKLRGGYALVRTGKGSKARWLLVKMNDEEADARRNPTATEPDSVKTGRTLEEIRDSGE
- a CDS encoding DUF454 family protein, with the translated sequence MRLKRILLSIAGSLFLFLGITGIILPLLPTTPFLLLAAFCYLRSSKKLYRWLISHRLFGAYIYSYLHFRAVRRRARNLALLLLWSTLTLTMILISNTAVTLILVGVGVAVSIHLLQLKILTAEMLEKVREGLKNPEMIDKYPGSND
- a CDS encoding catalase, yielding MENDPKKEGKLTTEAGAPVVDNQNSMTAGPRGPMLLQDVWYLEKLAHFDREVIPERRMHAKGSGAFGTFTVTHDITKYSKAKLFSEIGKKTDMFVRFSTVAGERGAADAERDIRGFAMKFYTEEGNWDLVGNNTPVFFLRDPLKFPDLNHAIKRDPKTNMRSAKNNWDFWTSLPEALHQVTITMSDRGIPYSYRHMNGYGSHTFSMINAENERVWVKFHFKTQQGIKNLTDAEAETIIAKDRESHQRDLFESIERGDFPRWTMYIQVMTLEQAEKMPYNPFDLTKVWYKGEFPLIEVGYFELNKNPENYYLDVEQAAFNPAHIVPGIGFSPDKMLQGRLFSYGDAQRYRLGVNHDQIPVNRPRNPYNSYHRDGQMRVDDNAGSTLGYEPNSYGAWVEQPEFKEPPLKLSGAADNWNFREDDDDYYTQPGKLFNLMTPEQQQVLFENTARNMGDAPKEIKIRHIGNCLKADPAYGAGVAKALGISLNEVEQ
- a CDS encoding sulfide/dihydroorotate dehydrogenase-like FAD/NAD-binding protein; the encoded protein is MYAVLSKKRIAPDTYDIWLSHPDIYRYAKPGQFLIIRIDEFGERIPLTIASAEKDRVRVIVKAVGKSTYKLCAMNEGESVSDIVGPLGNPSEIEKLGTVCVVGGGVGIAPLFPVARALKAAGNEVIGILGAANKDHLIMVDEFRPFLDRLYLSTDDGSAGIKGTVTNPLKEVIADYSPVTIWAIGPMVMMKFVSLLASQNDIPCWVSLNPIMVDGTGMCGACRAEVGGEMKFACVHGPEFDGRLVNWDELIKRQYQYREEERVALEKYVRELGEKDG
- the gltA gene encoding NADPH-dependent glutamate synthase, with translation MAEKFKVRMRELDPSERVNSFEEVALGYTKEEAIAEAKRCLQCKHKPCVSGCPVGIDIPGFIKALREDDIEKSTRILKDANNLPAICGRVCPQEKQCELACVVGKIPGSEPVAIGRLERFVADQNISLETAVKPSVNKRVAVIGAGPAGLTAAADLAKEGFSVTVFEAFHTAGGVLVYGIPEFRLPKEIVAKEVEFVKSLGVEFRFNQIIGRTIPFEEIKNEYDAVFIGIGAGAPRFMGIPGSNHNNIFSSSEYLTRTNLMKAYLFPLYDTPVKIKDRVAVIGAGNVTMDAARTVKRLGAKEVHVVYRRSEEEMPARIEEYHHAVEEGIIFHWLTLPVEYIGDINNNVTGMKCVKMTLGEPDDSGRRRPIQIEGSEFVMEVDMVIEAIGQTPNAILKAGFPAVRLNKWGSIDADEASGRVDEGIYAGGDIVTGSATVIEAMGAGKRSARAIKSYLLRKG
- a CDS encoding ROK family transcriptional regulator, giving the protein MSFTERRSAGVPSELRERNLKTIIDVVFRYQPVSRTNIAKLTGISKPTVSKLVGLLMSENYIVKTGKTSSGLGKRQELLSFNPEKAFVISVDVGLATTIVAKVDLSMKMTNKCEIKTSESPERFASELVDCLSDFCGAGKESPASVVISVPGLVRSDLRTAINVPLLHWTDLPLAELVEERLRLNGIVCGVSINNDSKLGVLAEVALNKDIPDSFSNIVYVLVKEGVGVGLYINGSLYVGSNHIAGEFGHMSIDPKGPECSCGRRGCWLTMVGSRELDGFIRENRLEDYIELFSVGLMNIVNGLDPNLVVISGALEQYWERVLPSLRAKLKSIALFDQSSMEIMKSALDDREGPIFGGALMVLRKYLDIETGVL
- a CDS encoding ABC transporter substrate-binding protein — its product is MKRGVVLLTVLCLLFAGATALGSSANELVVYHWWTAGGEKEAIDALFEVFIDEHPEYSIVQNPVAGGGGGILRAQIKTMIMAGNPPDTFQITYGHGMISSFVSVLQPIDDLIKGYNIPEDVYEWGRVDGVMYGVPLNLMQNNCLWYNVDLVEELGIEMPIKSLDEFLGVCARVKAEGYVPLAVGAGMGQQFWLGTLFEAVNSALSGGGADFFVDYYAGKTTPSESEVFIETLKVLRTLIVNGFVNDDWSALTWDQASDLMATGKAVFYVMGDWAKGHFTSMNMVPNVDFGYQPFPGTDHVFIGHADCFVLPIGVDRKIAKDWIQFLTTVKAANTFCPIKGAAPFVLDAPLDVYDDITKEILGYFRDDGVAKVLSQFGAPPESYLDVFGTAFSEYFNSPEINENTLGNFDYAYEEVFLF